The Thomasclavelia ramosa DSM 1402 genome includes a region encoding these proteins:
- a CDS encoding PTS sugar transporter subunit IIC translates to MNKILMFVEDKLVPPLNKMANQHHLNAVKNGMMVTVPLTIIGSIFLLIPNIPIDPIQSFFEPYAAMITTVNTITIGIVGLVGAASVAYYFALGYTDIKIDPLITAFVSVAAFLLATLTDEYAINLELFGTKGLFTAILVALMSGMIMHFFQKRDLVIHFPDTVPPLVSKSFMSLVPAFVILTIIWIIRVILGINVNQILMDCFSPFVFALNTLPGFLVFMFIRSMLWSVGIHGGAVLAVADPFFLTMFGANAAAFAAGTQPPYITASGFTMFVFLGGGGATLPLVLMMIRSKEKGFSTLGKLCLPASIFEINEPVVFGVPLVMNPYMMIPYTLSTLILSAGTYLLMLFNIIGRPVANIPWTIPPLFSHYLVTGGNIPAVIWGGISLLIAGCIYYPFFKAMERQRLAVEKRIGA, encoded by the coding sequence ATGAATAAAATATTAATGTTTGTTGAGGATAAACTAGTACCACCATTAAATAAGATGGCTAATCAGCATCATTTGAATGCAGTCAAGAACGGTATGATGGTTACAGTTCCATTAACAATTATCGGAAGTATCTTTTTGCTAATTCCCAATATTCCAATTGATCCGATTCAATCATTTTTTGAACCATACGCTGCTATGATTACAACAGTTAATACAATAACGATTGGGATTGTTGGGCTGGTTGGAGCTGCTAGTGTAGCTTATTATTTTGCTTTAGGCTATACGGATATTAAAATTGATCCATTAATTACAGCATTTGTTTCTGTTGCCGCGTTTTTATTGGCGACACTAACAGATGAGTATGCGATTAATCTTGAATTATTTGGGACAAAAGGATTATTTACAGCTATTTTAGTAGCATTAATGTCAGGAATGATTATGCATTTTTTTCAAAAGAGAGATCTTGTGATACATTTTCCTGATACAGTACCACCTCTAGTATCAAAATCATTTATGTCATTGGTTCCAGCATTTGTCATTTTGACAATTATATGGATAATTCGTGTAATTTTAGGTATTAATGTTAATCAAATTTTAATGGATTGTTTCTCACCATTTGTTTTTGCATTAAATACTCTACCGGGATTCTTGGTTTTCATGTTTATTCGCTCAATGTTATGGAGTGTTGGTATTCACGGTGGAGCTGTTTTGGCTGTAGCTGATCCATTTTTTCTAACTATGTTTGGAGCAAATGCTGCTGCTTTTGCAGCTGGAACTCAGCCACCTTATATTACTGCCAGTGGATTTACTATGTTTGTTTTCTTAGGTGGCGGTGGTGCTACTTTACCGCTTGTCTTGATGATGATCCGTTCAAAAGAAAAAGGATTCAGTACATTAGGAAAATTATGTTTACCAGCAAGTATATTTGAAATTAATGAACCAGTTGTTTTTGGGGTACCATTAGTTATGAATCCATACATGATGATACCCTATACTTTGTCAACATTAATTTTATCAGCAGGAACATATCTATTAATGCTCTTCAATATTATAGGAAGACCAGTAGCTAATATTCCATGGACAATACCACCATTATTTTCACATTATTTAGTTACTGGTGGGAATATTCCTGCTGTTATTTGGGGAGGTATTTCACTATTAATAGCAGGATGTATATATTATCCATTCTTTAAAGCAATGGAAAGACAACGTTTAGCAGTAGAAAAAAGGATAGGAGCATGA
- a CDS encoding FAD-dependent oxidoreductase — MKSIYEPLFEPLKIGDVEVKNKFFMAPMATIVDVDEDYCYTQQSIDYYVERAKGGVGLIITGANWVENDVEPHARCSFPCPNMLPLKYEHKAKEMTDRTHAFGTKIFLQLTAGLGRSALPNFVDMKDFVAPSPTTNRWIPNAPCRELTTEEIEHIIEKFGDAAVIAKNSGFDGVEIHAVHEGYLLDCFTMTLFNQRTDKYGGDLKGRLRFATEIVETIKNKCGKDFPVILRFSIKSYIKQLRQGGLPGEDFKELGRDIDEAIEAVKILQEAGYDAFDADAGTYDSWYWAHPPMYFEKGMYLPLVEKIRDAAKVPLLIAGRMDDPKMAVDALNKGTIDGVGLGRPLLSDPDYVNKLKDGLEALIRPCLGCHDGCFGRLLQSGLGSCAVNPECGREDTVGVAPAFVKKNVVIVGGGPAGLEAARVSALRGHKVTLFEATDRLGGELLVGGMPKFKEDDLALASYYTNELERLGVDVKLNTLADEAAIDALKPDSLFICEGSIPVIPPIDGVENAVLANEVLTNKVAAKDNVVVIGGGLVGCELALHLAQNGKKVTIIEALPDILKSGIALPPMNEWMLRDLLAFNNVRIVGNAKVSKIGNQEIKVLQDNNEETIATEQTIVAVGYKSKHDLFDKLKNKYTYVYNLGDSKEVRNIRGAIWDAYEVARNL; from the coding sequence ATGAAAAGTATTTATGAACCATTATTTGAACCGCTAAAAATTGGGGATGTTGAGGTGAAAAATAAGTTTTTTATGGCACCGATGGCAACAATCGTAGATGTTGATGAAGATTATTGTTATACCCAACAAAGTATTGATTATTATGTTGAAAGAGCAAAAGGTGGCGTAGGTTTGATTATAACAGGAGCTAACTGGGTTGAAAATGACGTGGAACCTCATGCTCGCTGCAGTTTTCCTTGCCCAAATATGTTACCTTTAAAATACGAACATAAGGCTAAGGAAATGACTGATCGTACTCATGCTTTTGGAACAAAGATATTTTTACAATTAACTGCTGGTTTAGGTAGATCGGCGCTGCCTAATTTCGTTGATATGAAAGATTTTGTTGCTCCAAGTCCAACAACAAATCGTTGGATTCCTAATGCACCTTGCCGTGAACTAACGACCGAAGAAATTGAACATATTATTGAGAAGTTCGGTGATGCAGCAGTTATTGCTAAAAATTCAGGTTTTGATGGGGTCGAAATCCATGCTGTCCATGAAGGATACTTATTGGACTGTTTTACAATGACTTTGTTTAACCAAAGAACCGATAAATACGGTGGAGATTTAAAAGGACGCTTACGTTTTGCTACAGAAATTGTTGAAACAATTAAAAATAAATGTGGTAAAGATTTCCCAGTTATTTTGCGTTTTTCAATTAAGAGCTATATTAAACAATTACGGCAAGGTGGCTTACCAGGTGAAGATTTTAAAGAGTTAGGAAGAGATATTGATGAGGCTATTGAAGCTGTAAAAATATTGCAAGAAGCTGGTTATGATGCTTTTGATGCAGATGCTGGTACTTATGATTCTTGGTATTGGGCTCATCCACCAATGTATTTTGAAAAAGGTATGTATTTACCATTAGTTGAAAAAATTCGTGATGCTGCAAAAGTACCATTATTGATTGCCGGAAGGATGGATGATCCAAAAATGGCTGTTGATGCTCTAAACAAAGGAACTATTGATGGAGTTGGATTGGGACGTCCTTTATTAAGTGATCCTGATTATGTAAATAAATTAAAAGATGGATTAGAGGCATTAATTCGCCCATGTTTAGGATGTCATGATGGCTGCTTTGGACGTTTATTACAATCTGGGTTAGGTAGTTGTGCGGTTAACCCTGAATGTGGACGAGAAGATACTGTGGGTGTCGCACCAGCATTTGTAAAGAAAAATGTTGTTATTGTTGGTGGCGGACCAGCAGGATTAGAAGCAGCTCGTGTATCTGCTCTTCGTGGTCATAAAGTTACTTTATTTGAAGCAACAGATCGCCTTGGTGGTGAATTATTAGTTGGTGGTATGCCTAAGTTTAAAGAAGATGATTTAGCGCTAGCTTCTTATTATACAAATGAATTAGAAAGATTAGGTGTAGATGTTAAACTAAATACTTTAGCTGATGAGGCGGCGATTGATGCATTAAAACCAGATAGTTTATTTATCTGTGAAGGTTCTATTCCAGTGATACCTCCAATTGATGGTGTTGAAAATGCGGTACTAGCTAATGAAGTATTGACTAATAAAGTAGCTGCAAAAGATAACGTAGTAGTTATTGGTGGTGGTCTTGTTGGATGTGAATTAGCGTTACATTTGGCACAAAATGGTAAGAAGGTAACAATTATCGAAGCCTTACCAGATATTTTAAAATCAGGTATTGCTTTACCGCCAATGAATGAATGGATGCTTCGTGATCTATTAGCATTTAATAATGTTCGAATTGTGGGAAATGCAAAAGTTAGTAAAATCGGTAATCAAGAAATTAAAGTTCTTCAAGATAATAATGAAGAAACTATTGCTACTGAACAAACTATCGTTGCAGTCGGTTATAAATCTAAACATGATTTATTTGATAAATTAAAAAATAAATACACATATGTATATAATTTAGGTGATAGTAAAGAAGTGAGAAATATTCGTGGTGCTATTTGGGACGCTTATGAAGTAGCACGAAATCTTTAA
- a CDS encoding TetR/AcrR family transcriptional regulator yields MNNIKTSKAENTKTNIIKALEQLSKDQNLDNIKIRDICTLANISVGTFYLYFKSKEEAILYIYQQCDEQFRNLKLTNDPLDNIYQILDTYYHMVDIDNINFDRTIYKCHLNHYDEYFFSEERPIFILLNQQIIDYTKKADCKDITWDILEFSRGRIYNACISFKELDNTWYKQQINKTISYLKHLNNAT; encoded by the coding sequence ATGAATAACATTAAAACAAGTAAGGCAGAAAACACTAAAACTAATATTATTAAGGCTTTAGAACAGTTATCTAAGGATCAAAATCTTGACAATATAAAAATAAGGGATATATGTACATTAGCAAATATCTCAGTAGGAACCTTTTATTTATATTTTAAAAGTAAAGAGGAAGCTATTTTATATATTTATCAACAATGTGATGAGCAGTTTAGAAATTTAAAACTAACTAATGATCCACTTGATAATATCTATCAGATCTTAGATACCTATTATCATATGGTTGACATTGATAACATAAATTTTGATCGTACTATTTATAAATGCCACCTAAATCATTATGATGAGTACTTTTTTTCAGAAGAACGGCCAATCTTTATTTTACTAAACCAACAGATTATTGATTATACAAAAAAAGCTGATTGTAAAGATATAACTTGGGATATTCTAGAATTTTCTCGTGGGCGTATTTATAATGCCTGTATTTCTTTTAAGGAGTTAGATAATACCTGGTATAAACAACAAATAAATAAAACAATCTCTTATTTAAAGCATTTGAATAATGCAACATGA